TGGTTACTCCAGGTAGGcaagatttaataaaaaagaattatcaaatatttaaaaatatttataaaaaaatatttatatatatataaaaaatgtattcattaaaaacaTCAGAATCAACAATTCACTGTATATTAATGTGCCATTACATATTCTTGAAACATATCCTTTTGATGCATGCCTGGCATTAAAACAATGACTAGCACTACTATACAAAAGTTGACAGAACAGGACATTAGGAACTCCAGACACtgaaatatttcttataaaacaaagcaaataaacaGTTGACCCATCCTTCACGAGTGGTAAACCTAAAATTTTGTGCATTCTGGTAATATTAATCCTTCTATTACAGTTCAGGGTAAGTCATGCAGTTCTATTCTGGACTAACTGTAAGTCTTTACTTGATGTACTCGACCACACCACTTGACAGTAGCCTAAATAAGTACGGTAAGAATACTTTTGTTGGCACAATTTGAGAGATGCAATACTGTAGTAAAAATTTTGCACACCTCTTAAATAACTGTTAGACCTCTTCCCATAACTATTACCATGTTTTCAATCTGTTTTGACCACTTCAGCCTACTCTCAAGCATAACTCTCCATAGAGTCTGTTTTCCTCTACCTGTTCAATAGGTACACTCTTTATAGACAGACTTAACTGTGTTGTGAGTTTAAGTTTAGGATTGGATCCAAACACAATGCTTTGGTTCAATCTTAATTACATACCCACTTTAACACTAATTGTATTTCCTCATCCAAATCAAGACAATTCAATCAATTTCAATTGATTTTGGTGGTAGATATAATGTTGTATCATCTGCGTACATAATTTGTTCTTGCACACTTTAAAACCAGAGGAAGATCATTgtcaaaaatagaaaataacaatGGTCCCAAACAACTTCCTTGAGGCATACCACACTGCAACTCTTTCACTTCTGAAAAACTTCCATTATAAAATACACATCGTCTAATTTTAGTCAGATAACTTCTAAACCAATATGCAGTCTGAGAAGTAAATTCATAACATTATAAGTGTGAGTGATGTAATGCATACATACTTCTTAGGTGAATGAGACTTTCCAATGTGGTGGGGTGTCCCCCCAAAACAATCCTCCTGTCACTGCTCTCTCTGAACCTCGAGACTTCAGTGAAACCAGGGCAATTATGTTTTCAAccttaataaacaaacacaaatcaaaaCAATGTTATCGCTGTTATTGACAGCCATGTCCCGTACAGTCTGGATGAATCTTGATCATTTTAAGACATGGATCGTTACCatatgaaaacataaatattggAACACCCATGAGTAATTTAAACTAATATACATTTATCACAGATTTATAATAacgttatatatatttgtatgttttctaAGACTGACTCCGTTACAGCTCTATGATGAAATAAGGCCAGGCAGCCGTTGTAAACCGCATTAAGGTAACATTAGTCGATTTAAGACAGGATTTAAATAACGTTTGTcaaaacaacgtcaaattaagaTGTTCAGTTATTAATATAAAGAGATAAGCTTCCATTAAATATTACTTACCTAAACTCACAGCAGCTGTTTTTCGGCGAGTGTGGAACAGCAATTACAAACGTCACCTAACCCCCAACTTCCCGTGACGTAACTTTACTTCCGTGTAAAATAAAAGTTGGAATTGTTATGACAAAATATTATATGAAGTTTAGATTAGTTTTTACTCATTGctcatttaatttgataaaatgtatataaattagaATATACTTCGATCATATcactatttcttttttaatttacatcAGAGATGTTTGTCATGGATCAAAACCTTAAGGTGGCACAGCAGTTTATAAAACTGATTTTGACTAATTTTCAACAGAATGGTTGCGTTTTAAACTGTAAGAGTCGTTAAAATCTTAGTGATACGAGTTAAACTGCACATAGAAAGTTTTTACGACCTGGAATAGTTAATCAGATTTGAAAATGTACAGTTCTACCTTAAATTATAACACTCTTCCCACTACTGCTTACAGTAAACCCATGTGTTGCCTAAAGTAGTATGTTTGGAATCTAGATTGTTTTTGACGTAAGATAAGTATCAAGCGCTTGAATCAATGAATTTTAAAGATGCAAAGAATGAAATTCTGCAGGTGTTGTCCAAGACAGAGAGACAACATCTTCCAGAGCTGTTAGAATGGTTGAAAACATCCGGTAAATTCACAACTggaaatgttgttattgttttgtcaGGTTAGATTGTGTGCAAGGTGTGaacatttgttttgtgttttatctaTTTGATTTTTTACGAAGTAAGTTTAAGACAATATTAAGCACTTTGACTAGGTCATAGACATAAATCggttaaaaaatgtatctatatttTCAGATGATCTGGATGATTTCTTGGTGGATAACCAAAGTGTTATTCTTCAAAGTATTGCAGAAGACCTAAGGGTTTGCCTTCCACTGGAGGCTATGGCTCCCTCAGAGACTATGGCTATTCAAAAGTtttgtgcattatatttttttgtattttactctGAGATTCACAATTGCATTGTAAGATCCTAAAGTATACTTTAATTTTTAGACTCAACAGAAACCTCATCCCACTGTGCATGTGGATGCTTTCTTATATGATGAGGAAGCTGTGGATTCATTGTGTGAGGAGGGAAAAATAAGTCGCAACTACTGCCTCGATTGTGGATCGCACAGAACAGCACCACTGGGTGAGTGTTTGCATGGATACTGGGCtatgtattttgtaaattcatGCTATAATAAAGCAACatcataaaatgtgatttataattGTTCAGAGTTCATTTCACATTCGTTCTCAATCCCGGAGCTCCAGTTCCTATTCCACACCGTTCTTCCAGACCTCTCAGGAAAACTGCTGGTGGATGTGGGATCTAGACTTGGAGCTGTGCTATTTGGGGTAAATTGCTGGTTATGGTTTCATTATCAATTGTAAAGTGCCTGACGTTTACAGAAACAATTCCCCCGGGGCAAATTggggttaaaggaatagttcacccaaaaaagaaaatatactaaaatatttactcaccctctggccattcaagatgtagataagtttctTTCTTCAGATAAAAAAACAGATACAGATCAATTTAGCATCATATCACTTGCTTACcaacagatcctctgcagtgaaaggGTACCGTCAGCATGAGGGTCCAAAAAGCTGactaaaaaacatcacaataatccacaagtaattcacacatttaaagcggcatgttttgtaataaacaaattcaaataCAAGTACTTTTTCCATAATGtcactttctccagtaaaaaaaaatgtttcatctgAATCAGGgcagaaatatgcacagatcaagcacagtttacaagtGAAGACAGTCCAAAATAGTTATAAACTAGTATGTCAGTGAATTTTGTATGTCATTTTTTTCAATGGAGGAAGCATGATTATGGATTTTTGGCAAGAATGGACTTTAGGCAAGAAttgacagtttaaagttaaaaaatgaTCACAATGAACttgtttctttcaaacatgcagctttgtACTCCACAAGATGTTCATCGATAGACTGGAATTGTTTGGGTAACTTGggaattatgatgtttttatcagctgtttggactctcattctgatgtcacccattcactgcagagtatccacTGGTGAGAAAGTAACATAATCCTAATTTTACATCCAAATCTGTTCTTAGGAAGAAGTATATTtaaagcaaatttttattttttggagaaTTGATCCTTTAACTTCCTTGCCTTGCTGGATATAAACCTGCAACCTTTTTCTTTCCGGTCCAGATCTGCAGCCAAAAGACTACACCagcttttgtatattttttgaaaacatgTTCTGATGATGCATCTATATTATTGCTCAGATAGATGATTTTTCTCTACAGGGCTACCTGTATAGTGCATCATCTCAGCTTGTGGGGGTTGAAATAAATTCAGAGTTTGTCAAGCTTCAAACAATGGCTGTAGAGAAATATGGCTTCAGTGACAGAATTCAGGTAATCAACTGAACCGTTTCTTATTCCAGTGGTAATTGCTTTGTGTGGATAGTATATTTACAAAGATGCTTGATGTGCCCTACATAGGTGATTCATGCAGATATCTGCTCTCAGGCTGCCTTAGTGCAAAATACAGATGTTCTGATCATGAACAACGTGTTTGAATACTTCATGGAACCAAGTGATCAAATGCAGTAAGTGCCTGCAGTCAAGAACATGCAGAAATGccaacaaatgcataaatacaggATTTCTTCAcagtaaacaaattataaatatttgttgtgTCTTAAATAGTTTAAACTAAAATTACCaattttttctattctttttagaGCTTGGCTATTTATTAGTCAACATTTCAGAAAGAAAGGTGCACTGTTAGTAACTGTACCCAGCATTCAAGAGACGTTTGCCTTTCTTCAGGATGCTGTTGTAAGAAGTTTCTCGCTATCTCTGTCTCTAAATTGTGATTGGCAGTGTAGTTCAATGCATTTTATCAAGAGTTCATAAAACAAATcttttgtttacatatttttctttcgtTCCCAGTTCCTAGAAACATTAGCGCTTAGCCAATGGATAGAAGAAGTACCACTTGATCACATGGTTT
This region of Carassius auratus strain Wakin chromosome 17, ASM336829v1, whole genome shotgun sequence genomic DNA includes:
- the LOC113117672 gene encoding uncharacterized protein LOC113117672 isoform X2; its protein translation is MNFKDAKNEILQVLSKTERQHLPELLEWLKTSDDLDDFLVDNQSVILQSIAEDLRVCLPLEAMAPSETMAIQKTQQKPHPTVHVDAFLYDEEAVDSLCEEGKISRNYCLDCGSHRTAPLEFISHSFSIPELQFLFHTVLPDLSGKLLVDVGSRLGAVLFGGYLYSASSQLVGVEINSEFVKLQTMAVEKYGFSDRIQVIHADICSQAALVQNTDVLIMNNVFEYFMEPSDQMQAWLFISQHFRKKGALLVTVPSIQETFAFLQDAVFLETLALSQWIEEVPLDHMVYLKNDTDPDSLKQIHLYRVL
- the LOC113117672 gene encoding uncharacterized protein LOC113117672 isoform X1, encoding MNFKDAKNEILQVLSKTERQHLPELLEWLKTSGKFTTGNVVIVLSDDLDDFLVDNQSVILQSIAEDLRVCLPLEAMAPSETMAIQKTQQKPHPTVHVDAFLYDEEAVDSLCEEGKISRNYCLDCGSHRTAPLEFISHSFSIPELQFLFHTVLPDLSGKLLVDVGSRLGAVLFGGYLYSASSQLVGVEINSEFVKLQTMAVEKYGFSDRIQVIHADICSQAALVQNTDVLIMNNVFEYFMEPSDQMQAWLFISQHFRKKGALLVTVPSIQETFAFLQDAVFLETLALSQWIEEVPLDHMVYLKNDTDPDSLKQIHLYRVL